CGGTGCCGATGTGGTCGTTATCCAATAGCGTATTATCTACATCCAATAAAAAGACCACTTCTTCCGGGATGGTCATGTTCTTATCCTTTCCGGTACGTCCGGCATGGATTATGCCAATCTCCGTCTGTTTCGATGAGCACATCTGCCTCTGACAGTTTCTTCCCTCGTCAACAAGATCCTACAATTCCTCTGCGAAGACTGTCCAACCATCAGCACAGTGGATTGGACAACGTTCAGAGAGGACGCAGATCGATGATAGGCAGTTGCTTGGCCAATCCTTCCATCTGTAGATTCCGGTGACTCTCGGGAAACGCCTAGATGGCGGGTTTCCGCTCAGAGGCCTGTCGTCGAAAGATCCTGGTCGTGAATCCGGTGTGGAGACGAACTTCCAGAATGGACAGATTCAGTGTGCCCCGAGTTTGACCTTCCCCCGGAAGGCCTGATGCGCGCAAGCTTGATACGCAATGAGCAGAATGAATCCGATCAAAAACCACCAGAGGCCGATCTGCAGGCCATAGACGCCGGCGGTGGCGTTGGTTACGGTCAAGCTATTGGCCGGATCGTTGGTCGCAATCAGGATGTTCGGGTATGACCCCCAGGCCGTGCTGGCCAGCATTGTCAGAATCAAGAGACTCGTGGCGGAAAATGCTCCCGCATCCCAATCGCGCCTTCGTATCATGAGAGCCGCTACCAGCGTCGCTATACTGAGAACCGGGAAGATGTATCCCATGGGATGGGCGGCATAGTTGAGGAAGAACAAGGGTTGGACAAAGGGAACGGCGGTCAGGGCCAGCCCGACCAGAATAACCACGGCCGATCCACTCAGCCAGGCCGCTCGTCGTGCCCGGTTCCGCAACTGGCCCTCCGTTTTCATGGCCAGGAAATTGGCGCCGTGCATGGCGAGGATCGCTGCGCTTGTGGCTCCGAAGAGAACGGTAAACCAATCCAGTATGCCCGGCTCCGGTCCGGTCATGAAATTTGTCCAGAGGGCCACGAAGAAATAGCCTTCGGGATTCAAGGGCACGCCGCGAATAAGGTTGCCCAGGGCCACGCCGAACACGACAGCCAGTAAGAGACTCGCTCCGGCAAACGCCACGTCCCAAAACTGCCGCCACAGTGCGTGATCCACGTGCGAACGGAGTTCGAGTGCGAGGCCACGGGCAATCAGCAGCCACAAGACCAGATGTAAGGCCAGATAAAAACCGCTGAACCCTGCCGAGTAGGCCTTGGGAAAGGCAAAGAATAACAGTCCTCCTGCAGCGATCAGCCACACTTCGTTGCCGTTCCAGATGGGGCCGATGGCGGCCAACGCCGCACGTCGGTCCGCTTCATTTTTCGCGACAAAGGCATAGACAATGCCCAGGCCGAAGTCGAAGCCGTCAAGGACCACAAAGACAGCCAGCATTAATGTGACAGCAACATACCAGAAAGTTTCCATCGTACCGGTTCCTATGGGTTTGCAGACTCAGGGAATGAGCCCGCCGGGCCCTGCCGTATTATTTCAGCCATTAGGAAAAGGAAAAGCAGTCCCAATACAAGATAGATGCCGAGATACCCGAGTAACGTAAACAGTGCGTTTCCCGAATGGACCATCGGTGAGGCACCATCAGCGGTGCGGAGCAGGCCATATACCAGCCACGGTTGGCGGCCGAGTTCGGCGGTCATCCAGCCGGCCGTTGTTGCCAGATAGGGAAACGGGACGGAAAGCATAAGCAGCCAAAGCAGCCAGTTCGCGGTAAACAATCGTCCCTGCCATAGCCAAAACAGCGCCAGACCCATGATCGATACAAGAATGGTTCCAAGCAAGGCCATCACATGATAGGCATAGTAGAGCAGCGCTACATTGTCCGGCCACTCTGCACGTGGAAATGCCTCGAGCCCTCTCACCGTGGCATAGAGTTCGTCAAAGAGCAGTAGACTCAAGGCGTCCGGCACGACGAGCGGATTGTCGATCGTCATGGTTTCGAGGTTCGGTTGGCCGATAAGCACCATCCCCGCGCCACGCTCGGTCTTGAAGAGGCCTTCGAATGCGGCACCTTTGACCGGTTGGTGTTCAAAAACCTGTCTGGCATTTTCGTGGCCGGTCGGAAAGATCATCAGCGCCGTCGCGATGGCGCCTGCCACGACGCCGGTACGGAGGAACGTCTTCGCATATTTCACGTGCAGACCGGATAGGAGATAGAACGAACCGACTGCGGCCACCACGAATGAGGCGGTCACGACCGCGGCCGTCATGTTGTGGGCGAATTGCCAGACTAGCCAAGGATTTGTGAGCAGACCGGAAAGACTGTCGACAAACAACCGTCCGTCCGGAGCCACCGTATAGGCAACCGGATGTTGCATCCAGGCATTTGTCGCCAGAATGAAATAGCCGGAAAGCCAGGATCCGAGAAACAGCATCAGCGAGGCGGCCCATTGCACCCGCTGACTGAATCGCCCCTCGCCGAACAGCAAGATACCGAGAAACGAGGATTCCAGAAAAAACGCAAACAGGCCTTCCATGGCCAGTGTCTGGCCAATCACCCCGCCGGCGAAGTTCGAAAATTTCGCCCAATTGGTGCCGAATTGAAATTCCAAGGGAATGCCGGTCACGACACCAAAGGCAAAACTCAAGGCAAAGATCTTTGTCCAGAATCGGGCAACCTGATTGTAGTGGTCGTCGCCGGAAACGAGCGCACGGCTTCGCAGGTAAAGCAGCAGTAAGGCCAACCCTATCGTCAATTGCGGAAAGAGATAATGAAACGTGACAGTGAAGGCAAATTGCAGGCGGTCGTAAAGTAGCGCGCTGGCCATAGAAATCTTTCGAACTGAACAGTGACGCCCCTGAACGAGGATCGTCCGGCTAAAGAACTTCTTTTAGCAGGCGGGTCTCTCCCTCAACCGTGTTGTCGGTGTAACACATTCAACAGGTAGGGTGGAGTGACCCCGTCCACTCCATACACAAACAGTTGGCCAAGAATTAAGCAGTCTCTCCCGACTAAGATACTGACCGTCGTCTTATCTGGAACATTTACCATGAATCCACATTGAGCCTCTCAAAGAATGCCCCTCTGATTTCTACGGGTGAAGATACCTGTGCATGATGGTGGGTGGAAAACTTGTGTGATGGTTGGGAAGGGTTCAGACGACAACCTTCCAATGTGAAATAAATAAAGACCAGTATGCGTTGACGATCCATCAACGTCGTTTTAGGGTGCTATCCTATACGTGAAAGTTTATTAAACGCATTTAAAGCGGCTACCTTGTAACATTCCGCAAGAGTCGGATAATTGAAGATACGGTCAAGAAAATAGTCCAGACCTCCCCCTAATTCCAGCACCGCTTGTCCGATATGGATGAGCTCCGTCGCACCAGTGCCAATCACATGGACGCCGAGGAGCTTTCGG
Above is a window of Candidatus Nitrospira neomarina DNA encoding:
- the cydB gene encoding cytochrome d ubiquinol oxidase subunit II, encoding METFWYVAVTLMLAVFVVLDGFDFGLGIVYAFVAKNEADRRAALAAIGPIWNGNEVWLIAAGGLLFFAFPKAYSAGFSGFYLALHLVLWLLIARGLALELRSHVDHALWRQFWDVAFAGASLLLAVVFGVALGNLIRGVPLNPEGYFFVALWTNFMTGPEPGILDWFTVLFGATSAAILAMHGANFLAMKTEGQLRNRARRAAWLSGSAVVILVGLALTAVPFVQPLFFLNYAAHPMGYIFPVLSIATLVAALMIRRRDWDAGAFSATSLLILTMLASTAWGSYPNILIATNDPANSLTVTNATAGVYGLQIGLWWFLIGFILLIAYQACAHQAFRGKVKLGAH
- a CDS encoding cytochrome ubiquinol oxidase subunit I gives rise to the protein MASALLYDRLQFAFTVTFHYLFPQLTIGLALLLLYLRSRALVSGDDHYNQVARFWTKIFALSFAFGVVTGIPLEFQFGTNWAKFSNFAGGVIGQTLAMEGLFAFFLESSFLGILLFGEGRFSQRVQWAASLMLFLGSWLSGYFILATNAWMQHPVAYTVAPDGRLFVDSLSGLLTNPWLVWQFAHNMTAAVVTASFVVAAVGSFYLLSGLHVKYAKTFLRTGVVAGAIATALMIFPTGHENARQVFEHQPVKGAAFEGLFKTERGAGMVLIGQPNLETMTIDNPLVVPDALSLLLFDELYATVRGLEAFPRAEWPDNVALLYYAYHVMALLGTILVSIMGLALFWLWQGRLFTANWLLWLLMLSVPFPYLATTAGWMTAELGRQPWLVYGLLRTADGASPMVHSGNALFTLLGYLGIYLVLGLLFLFLMAEIIRQGPAGSFPESANP